A single window of Micrococcaceae bacterium Sec5.1 DNA harbors:
- a CDS encoding enoyl-CoA hydratase/isomerase family protein, whose protein sequence is MTSQHLQVEQRGAVRWLFLNRPAQRNALNGALANALAAQVDDIAHDPGTAVVVLAGKGKSFSAGGDFRHFLALEDESEAGVVEFLERLSNVVTTIERSSKPWVAALHGHAIAGGLELALACDVVIAAEGTLVGDGHLNNKLTPGAGSSVRLERAVGKSPARWMHLSGQPMTAEALRPTGWLHDVVPYQQLHLRAAEVAAQLAARDSPAQQNLKNLLSSIVELDDSDALDLELAAFQANWRDNNVPDALRQFLAARRLNQK, encoded by the coding sequence GTGACGTCCCAGCATCTCCAAGTCGAACAACGGGGAGCGGTCCGGTGGCTCTTCCTGAACCGCCCAGCTCAGCGCAATGCTCTCAATGGCGCCTTAGCGAACGCCTTGGCCGCTCAAGTCGACGATATCGCCCATGATCCAGGGACGGCCGTCGTCGTGCTGGCCGGGAAAGGCAAAAGTTTCAGTGCTGGCGGGGATTTCCGGCATTTCCTTGCACTTGAGGACGAAAGCGAAGCCGGCGTGGTGGAATTCCTCGAACGTCTTTCGAACGTCGTCACGACTATAGAGCGAAGCTCCAAGCCCTGGGTTGCAGCTCTCCACGGACACGCAATCGCCGGCGGTCTTGAACTCGCTTTAGCCTGCGACGTCGTCATTGCTGCTGAAGGAACACTGGTCGGCGACGGGCACCTGAACAATAAGCTGACGCCCGGGGCAGGGTCCAGCGTTCGTCTGGAGCGCGCTGTTGGAAAGAGCCCGGCACGGTGGATGCACCTCAGCGGTCAGCCCATGACAGCGGAAGCATTGCGACCAACTGGCTGGCTGCATGACGTGGTGCCATATCAGCAGTTGCACCTGAGGGCCGCCGAGGTCGCCGCCCAGCTCGCCGCCAGGGACTCGCCGGCGCAGCAGAACCTCAAAAACCTGCTTTCCTCGATTGTCGAACTCGACGATTCAGACGCCCTTGATCTGGAACTCGCAGCATTCCAGGCCAATTGGCGTGACAACAATGTTCCAGATGCGCTCCGCCAGTTTCTGGCAGCACGCAGGCTCAACCAGAAGTAG
- a CDS encoding metalloregulator ArsR/SmtB family transcription factor, whose product MDEFSDFRAPLYEVKANLFKGLAHPVRIRVLELLSAAPEVSVTDMLAETGLEASHLSQHLSVLRRYHLVTGERRALQMFYSLAYPQVAELLAVARQLLHDMLNNTREQLEHSTANLSATARSGAPR is encoded by the coding sequence ATGGATGAATTTTCCGATTTTCGGGCGCCTCTGTATGAGGTGAAGGCAAACCTTTTCAAGGGCTTGGCGCATCCTGTCAGGATCAGGGTCTTGGAGTTGCTGAGCGCAGCTCCGGAGGTATCGGTGACCGACATGCTGGCCGAGACTGGTCTGGAAGCATCCCACCTGTCCCAGCACCTGTCCGTGCTGCGCCGCTACCACCTTGTCACCGGTGAACGCCGTGCGTTGCAAATGTTCTATTCGTTGGCCTACCCGCAGGTCGCAGAACTGCTGGCGGTGGCCCGGCAACTGCTACATGACATGCTGAACAACACCCGCGAGCAGCTTGAACATTCAACGGCGAACCTTTCCGCGACAGCCCGTTCCGGCGCCCCGCGATGA
- a CDS encoding AMP-binding protein: protein MITLDVDLFTDISGPYVDESACAAWVLCDRHDPESTAYTVVEDNGAAKAVTYGELHNESIRLANGFRDLGVQPGTRVATLLHKGPELVTTMLAVWRLGAVYVPLFTAFAGKAVEFRIHTAQVGLVITDTAQRGKLPDLTGSPIKVVVVDGAGEPEDVDYRTLLATASTKDLGAFVQGPDGPLVHMFTSGTTGSPKGVIHPLRQAAGWHSYLKYGLGVANDDVYWCAADPGWAYGLYAGIVAPLANGTGAILQAGAFEPTAAWKIIENLGVTNLTAAPTVYRALRTHFPVLPSRTRLKRLSSAGEPLTPEVNVWAGEQLGLEVHDHFGQTEVGMVFGNVHHPAIARKVVPGSMGYPLPGWAATVLGEDEAMELAPGVMGRVAIDVAKSPAMTFRSYQDPSQTASRFTRDGRFYLLGDLGHRDADGAFHFASRDDDVIIMAGYRIGPFEIESMLSEHPAVAESAAIAAPDADRGEVLEAYVVLSDGWEPSDALRQDLQGFVKSHYAAHAYPRSIHFIQELPKTPSGKIQRYVLRQQRRSEVEKAGQL, encoded by the coding sequence GTGATCACATTGGACGTAGACCTCTTCACCGATATCAGCGGCCCCTATGTGGACGAAAGTGCGTGTGCTGCCTGGGTTCTCTGCGACCGCCATGATCCGGAGTCAACGGCCTACACGGTAGTCGAAGACAACGGAGCGGCAAAAGCGGTCACTTACGGCGAACTCCACAACGAATCGATCAGGCTTGCCAACGGCTTTCGCGACCTCGGAGTGCAGCCTGGCACCCGCGTTGCCACTCTTCTCCACAAGGGCCCCGAACTCGTGACCACAATGCTTGCGGTATGGCGACTGGGCGCGGTGTACGTGCCGTTGTTTACCGCCTTTGCAGGCAAAGCCGTCGAATTTCGGATCCATACGGCACAGGTAGGCCTGGTTATTACGGACACAGCCCAACGCGGGAAGCTTCCGGACCTCACGGGGAGCCCCATCAAGGTCGTCGTTGTCGATGGAGCCGGCGAGCCCGAAGATGTTGACTACCGAACGTTGCTGGCTACCGCTTCCACCAAAGACTTGGGTGCTTTTGTTCAGGGTCCCGATGGCCCTCTCGTCCACATGTTCACATCCGGTACAACTGGTTCCCCCAAAGGTGTCATTCACCCGCTGCGACAAGCGGCAGGATGGCACAGCTACCTTAAGTACGGGCTCGGAGTCGCCAACGACGACGTGTATTGGTGCGCAGCGGACCCTGGGTGGGCCTATGGCCTATATGCCGGAATCGTGGCCCCGCTCGCGAATGGGACGGGGGCGATCCTGCAAGCCGGAGCCTTTGAGCCCACTGCTGCATGGAAAATCATCGAGAACCTGGGAGTCACAAACCTGACGGCGGCCCCCACCGTATACCGGGCGCTACGCACTCATTTCCCGGTCCTCCCCTCGCGCACCCGTCTGAAGCGCCTGTCAAGTGCGGGTGAACCGCTCACGCCGGAGGTCAACGTATGGGCAGGGGAACAGTTGGGCCTGGAGGTCCACGACCACTTCGGCCAGACAGAAGTTGGTATGGTCTTCGGCAACGTCCACCACCCCGCGATCGCCCGCAAGGTTGTCCCGGGATCCATGGGCTACCCGCTTCCCGGATGGGCGGCGACGGTGCTTGGTGAAGACGAGGCCATGGAACTCGCGCCGGGCGTGATGGGCCGGGTGGCAATCGATGTCGCGAAGAGTCCAGCGATGACATTCCGAAGCTACCAGGACCCCTCGCAGACAGCATCGCGATTCACCCGCGACGGGCGCTTCTATCTCTTGGGCGACCTCGGCCATCGGGACGCTGATGGAGCATTCCATTTCGCATCCCGCGATGACGACGTCATCATCATGGCCGGCTATCGGATCGGCCCGTTTGAGATCGAATCGATGCTCAGCGAACACCCGGCCGTCGCCGAAAGCGCTGCGATCGCCGCTCCCGACGCGGATAGGGGAGAAGTGCTGGAAGCCTACGTCGTACTCAGTGATGGGTGGGAGCCGTCTGACGCCCTTCGGCAGGATCTTCAAGGATTTGTGAAAAGCCATTATGCCGCTCATGCATACCCCCGATCCATCCACTTCATCCAAGAGCTTCCGAAGACACCCAGCGGCAAAATCCAACGCTATGTCTTGAGGCAGCAGCGACGTTCCGAGGTGGAGAAGGCAGGGCAGCTGTGA
- a CDS encoding SDR family NAD(P)-dependent oxidoreductase, with product MKTHKTPVTDRYKGRTVAITGAAQGLGLAMASRFAAEGASLALADVNDVLLSEAMNQIQVHGDATVSQNVVDVTDSSTVNGWILEVEQTQGAVDVLVNNAGIIRDNRIEKISDADWDAVVDVSLKGAFYCSRAVFPGMRKRRYGRIISFSSMSWRGNFGQSNYVAAKAGVVGLTRTLALEGARDGITANAIAPGLIETPMLASMNDAARNLLINKVPMMHTGDPSDIAEAAAFLGSEGAAFITGVVLDVDGGISIGSSIR from the coding sequence TTGAAAACCCACAAGACCCCGGTGACCGACCGATATAAAGGCAGGACCGTTGCGATAACAGGGGCTGCCCAAGGCCTGGGATTGGCTATGGCCAGCCGCTTTGCAGCGGAGGGTGCTTCCTTGGCGCTGGCCGACGTCAACGACGTATTGCTCAGCGAGGCCATGAACCAGATCCAGGTCCACGGCGACGCCACCGTCAGCCAGAATGTGGTTGACGTGACGGACTCGTCCACGGTGAATGGATGGATCTTGGAAGTGGAACAAACCCAGGGAGCAGTCGATGTGCTGGTGAACAACGCTGGGATCATCCGGGACAACCGCATCGAGAAAATCAGCGACGCGGACTGGGACGCAGTGGTGGACGTCAGTCTGAAAGGTGCCTTTTACTGCTCGCGTGCCGTATTCCCGGGGATGCGGAAACGCCGCTACGGCCGGATCATCTCGTTTTCGTCGATGTCCTGGAGAGGAAACTTCGGACAGTCCAACTACGTGGCGGCCAAAGCCGGCGTGGTGGGGCTGACGAGAACCCTTGCCCTGGAGGGGGCGCGAGACGGTATAACTGCCAACGCCATCGCTCCCGGGCTCATTGAGACGCCCATGCTTGCATCAATGAACGATGCAGCACGGAACCTCCTCATCAATAAGGTCCCGATGATGCACACGGGTGACCCCTCGGACATCGCGGAAGCAGCAGCCTTTCTGGGCTCCGAGGGAGCGGCATTCATCACAGGTGTAGTTCTCGATGTTGACGGAGGCATCTCGATCGGGTCTTCCATACGTTGA
- a CDS encoding CocE/NonD family hydrolase: protein MKHIYEPDVTMTMRDGVTLAADIWRPLEGTAPTLLVRTPYNRQTPTMYGGPGTPHPSLIGLVNAGYAVVLQDARGTFGSEGEFEPKINEIADGQDTADWITRQAWSDGTIGMYGASYMGMTQWALAIKETPGLKAIAPTMAATDWYSELWYSKGGALSLSLDTMWNVMMYANEEQRDLASGRASDPATLIRLGGSFLNVLSLNDATPVADLPVIGKGRWFDDWLAHPDFDGYWAAQDWSPLVSSVEVPVLAIGGWYDLKINGTVSDFIRVRTQGASETAREDSRLIIGPWEHGPLTGQYADRHFGPLGVGDATEAHITFFNQTLRNLAPESPAPRVRIFVMGIDQWRDEQDWPLPDTSYTDYHLHSGGSANTRHGDGTLQSAASSLAGHDEFQYDPRDPLPTAGGALLPSVPGLVGPVDQKVVDGRSDVLCYTGPVLEEPIEVTGHVELKVFVSSSAVDTDITAKLVDVFPDGRAINLCDGILRLRYRNDLSNPAPLTPGEVYEVTVPMAVTSNVFLPGHRIRLDISSSNFPRYDRNTNTGGFIAQESVDQAVVATNRIMHGSEHPSRLVLPVING from the coding sequence ATGAAGCACATATATGAGCCCGACGTTACGATGACGATGCGGGACGGAGTCACACTGGCAGCTGACATTTGGCGCCCGCTCGAAGGAACCGCACCGACCCTTCTGGTACGAACTCCGTACAACAGGCAGACGCCGACGATGTACGGTGGACCAGGAACTCCACACCCCAGCCTGATCGGACTGGTGAACGCGGGGTACGCAGTCGTCCTTCAGGACGCGCGAGGCACCTTTGGCTCGGAAGGTGAGTTCGAGCCCAAGATCAACGAGATCGCTGATGGTCAGGACACGGCGGATTGGATCACCCGGCAGGCATGGTCAGACGGCACGATCGGCATGTATGGGGCTTCGTACATGGGGATGACCCAGTGGGCCCTGGCGATCAAGGAAACGCCGGGCCTGAAAGCCATTGCCCCCACCATGGCAGCGACCGACTGGTATTCCGAGCTTTGGTATTCAAAAGGTGGCGCACTGTCCTTGAGCCTTGACACCATGTGGAACGTCATGATGTACGCCAACGAAGAACAACGTGATCTGGCAAGCGGCAGGGCGAGTGACCCCGCCACACTGATACGGCTCGGCGGCTCATTCCTGAACGTCCTATCACTGAATGACGCCACGCCCGTCGCCGATTTGCCGGTGATCGGAAAGGGGCGCTGGTTCGACGATTGGCTGGCCCACCCCGACTTCGACGGCTATTGGGCCGCCCAAGACTGGTCCCCCTTGGTCAGCTCGGTGGAGGTTCCCGTCTTGGCCATCGGTGGCTGGTATGACCTCAAGATCAACGGGACGGTCTCAGACTTCATCAGGGTCCGCACACAGGGCGCATCGGAAACGGCCCGTGAGGACTCCCGTCTGATTATCGGCCCATGGGAACACGGGCCGCTCACCGGGCAGTATGCAGATCGGCACTTCGGGCCACTTGGCGTTGGAGACGCCACCGAGGCACACATCACATTCTTCAACCAGACGCTTCGTAACCTCGCACCCGAGTCCCCCGCACCCAGGGTGCGGATCTTCGTCATGGGCATTGATCAATGGCGTGATGAGCAGGATTGGCCGCTCCCCGACACGTCCTACACGGATTACCACCTGCATAGTGGCGGGTCGGCCAACACCCGCCACGGCGATGGCACCCTCCAGTCCGCGGCATCCTCGTTGGCGGGCCACGACGAATTCCAGTACGATCCACGTGATCCACTGCCCACCGCCGGTGGCGCCCTTCTTCCGAGCGTGCCCGGATTGGTGGGCCCAGTTGACCAGAAGGTTGTGGATGGCCGATCCGACGTCCTCTGCTACACCGGACCCGTCCTCGAGGAGCCCATTGAAGTGACCGGGCACGTGGAGCTCAAGGTGTTCGTCTCTTCAAGCGCCGTGGACACGGATATCACCGCCAAACTCGTTGACGTCTTCCCCGACGGACGCGCAATCAACCTCTGCGACGGCATCCTGCGTCTGCGCTACCGGAACGACCTGTCGAACCCCGCGCCCCTGACCCCCGGTGAGGTGTACGAGGTGACCGTACCGATGGCGGTGACCTCCAACGTCTTCCTGCCCGGTCACCGCATCCGACTCGATATTTCCAGCAGCAACTTCCCCCGCTACGACCGGAATACGAACACCGGAGGCTTTATCGCCCAGGAGTCTGTGGATCAGGCGGTCGTAGCGACCAACCGGATCATGCACGGATCCGAGCATCCCAGCCGACTCGTCTTGCCCGTCATCAACGGCTAG